In Vagococcus hydrophili, one DNA window encodes the following:
- the trmL gene encoding tRNA (uridine(34)/cytosine(34)/5-carboxymethylaminomethyluridine(34)-2'-O)-methyltransferase TrmL — MNHIVLFEPQIPANTGNIARTCAATNTPLHLIEPLGFSTDDKQLKRAGLDYWHDVNIKYYPNLEAFLESIKGENLHLVSKFARKTYSDVDYNDGSDHYFIFGKETTGLPEDFMREYEENCIRIPMNDEHVRSLNLSNTAALIIYEALKQQGFPNLEKTHIYDNDKLS, encoded by the coding sequence ATGAACCATATCGTATTATTTGAACCTCAAATTCCAGCTAACACAGGGAACATTGCCAGAACATGTGCAGCGACTAATACCCCGCTACATTTGATTGAACCTCTTGGATTTTCAACAGATGACAAACAATTAAAAAGAGCCGGACTTGATTATTGGCATGATGTTAATATTAAGTACTATCCTAATTTAGAGGCCTTTTTAGAGAGTATTAAAGGAGAAAATCTTCATTTGGTGAGTAAATTTGCTCGTAAAACTTACAGTGATGTTGACTATAATGATGGCTCTGATCATTACTTTATTTTTGGTAAAGAGACAACAGGTTTACCAGAAGATTTTATGCGAGAGTATGAGGAAAACTGTATTCGTATTCCCATGAATGATGAGCATGTTCGTTCACTAAATCTATCTAATACAGCAGCTTTAATTATTTATGAAGCACTAAAACAACAAGGTTTCCCTAATTTAGAAAAGACGCATATCTACGATAACGACAAACTTAGTTAA
- a CDS encoding copper homeostasis protein CutC, whose translation MIKEFCAENFTNIPSAIASGAGRIELCDNLSVGGTTVSKGVMTETLAYCEEKSVPVMAIIRPRGGNFIYTDTEIKIMENDIYEAKNLGADGIVVGCLNESNWIDEEAMNILLDAADGMQVTFHMAFDAMSRDNQFLAIDWLSERKVDRILTHGGMSGTPIEQNLEYISDLISYANNRITILPGGGINHKNVDSIVNFLQVKEIHGTQIVDFKF comes from the coding sequence ATTATAAAAGAATTTTGTGCCGAAAACTTTACTAATATCCCAAGTGCCATTGCTTCTGGTGCGGGTCGTATTGAACTTTGCGACAACTTAAGTGTGGGTGGAACAACGGTTAGTAAAGGTGTAATGACTGAAACCTTAGCTTATTGCGAGGAAAAATCAGTCCCAGTTATGGCGATTATTCGTCCTCGTGGTGGCAACTTTATTTATACAGATACTGAAATTAAAATTATGGAAAACGATATTTATGAAGCGAAAAATTTAGGAGCTGACGGGATTGTTGTTGGTTGCTTAAATGAATCTAACTGGATTGACGAAGAAGCGATGAACATTTTGTTAGATGCAGCAGACGGTATGCAAGTAACTTTCCACATGGCATTTGACGCAATGAGTCGTGACAATCAATTTTTAGCCATTGATTGGTTATCAGAGCGTAAAGTAGACCGTATTTTAACACATGGTGGCATGAGTGGAACACCGATTGAACAAAATCTTGAGTACATTAGCGATTTAATCTCATATGCTAACAATCGCATCACCATCTTACCTGGCGGCGGAATTAATCACAAAAACGTCGACTCAATCGTGAATTTCTTACAAGTCAAAGAAATCCACGGCACACAAATAGTAGATTTTAAGTTTTAA
- a CDS encoding GNAT family N-acetyltransferase: MRVLVNKQFCVDFSCSEKDLAENLFVTEPSSENSRYKARAKGNIVCYDGKVYVRTENEKLTKKLEETYANKKADWFLEMDNLKILSEELTSFDLEIADINPFFIPIREKFTSTVLDERFVFIEKEDILTFKEDKRITEAFCYLEKDPDQIGLGYYEDGELKAICGANWNGKYTWEIGIEILDAQFESRGIATELVHRLTSKIIAENPEILIVYSTSFSHIKSMNVAINAGFKLGWTEISFKQK; this comes from the coding sequence ATGAGAGTATTAGTGAATAAGCAATTTTGTGTGGATTTCAGTTGCTCTGAAAAAGACTTAGCTGAAAATTTGTTTGTAACTGAGCCAAGTAGCGAGAATTCAAGGTATAAAGCCAGAGCTAAGGGAAATATTGTTTGTTATGATGGAAAGGTATATGTACGAACTGAAAATGAGAAGTTAACTAAAAAACTTGAAGAGACATATGCAAATAAAAAAGCAGATTGGTTTCTTGAAATGGATAATTTAAAAATTCTAAGTGAAGAGTTAACTTCTTTTGATTTAGAAATAGCAGATATTAATCCTTTTTTTATTCCAATTAGAGAAAAATTTACTTCGACTGTGTTAGATGAACGGTTTGTTTTTATTGAGAAAGAAGACATTTTAACATTTAAAGAAGATAAGAGGATAACAGAAGCTTTTTGCTACTTAGAGAAAGACCCAGATCAAATAGGATTAGGTTATTATGAGGATGGGGAGTTAAAAGCTATTTGTGGAGCGAATTGGAACGGCAAGTACACATGGGAGATTGGAATTGAAATCTTAGATGCTCAATTTGAAAGTCGAGGAATTGCAACTGAATTAGTTCATCGATTGACCTCTAAAATAATAGCTGAAAATCCAGAAATACTAATTGTTTATAGTACATCGTTTTCACATATTAAATCGATGAATGTGGCAATCAATGCAGGATTTAAACTAGGTTGGACAGAGATATCCTTTAAACAAAAATAA
- a CDS encoding histidine phosphatase family protein yields MKLYFTRHGKTQWNKEMRFQGREGDSPLLPESYLEIEELGKHLKDVSFEAIYSSPMTRAQKTAEGICQELTNCPEIIYSDALKELGLGELEGTKIVDSREKFGEEMWALRNEPSQYSHEKFKGEPFEEMIKRSTELVKKAISENEVGPLLFVSHGVTLGACIQTLIGTPLADLRKQGGLSNNSLSIIDYSDGQFTLELWNDDSFLNK; encoded by the coding sequence ATGAAATTATATTTTACAAGACATGGTAAAACTCAGTGGAATAAAGAGATGAGATTCCAAGGTAGAGAAGGTGATTCTCCTTTATTACCTGAGAGCTACCTCGAAATTGAAGAACTAGGTAAACATTTGAAGGATGTTTCTTTTGAAGCGATTTATTCAAGCCCGATGACCAGAGCGCAAAAAACGGCAGAAGGTATCTGTCAGGAACTTACTAATTGTCCTGAAATTATTTATTCAGATGCGTTAAAAGAGTTAGGTTTAGGCGAACTCGAAGGAACAAAAATTGTGGATAGCCGAGAAAAATTTGGAGAAGAGATGTGGGCGTTAAGAAATGAACCGAGTCAATATTCTCATGAAAAATTTAAGGGTGAACCATTTGAAGAGATGATTAAAAGAAGTACCGAACTGGTTAAAAAAGCAATTTCAGAAAATGAGGTAGGCCCTCTTTTATTTGTCAGCCACGGAGTTACTTTAGGTGCCTGTATTCAAACACTGATAGGTACACCTTTAGCGGATTTACGCAAGCAAGGTGGTCTTTCTAATAATAGTTTAAGTATCATCGATTATTCAGATGGTCAATTTACTTTAGAGTTATGGAATGATGATTCTTTCCTAAATAAATAA
- a CDS encoding NAD kinase: MNIAVVANTAEKSVNVAKELKEKLVSAGFILETETPDVVITIGGDGTLLNAFHTYIERIDLIKFIGVHTGHLGFYTDWRDYELDLLVKSLKDEVSKGVYYPLLDVELNYSDTEETTHFLALNEATVKNLDKTMVAEVYIKDELFETFRGDGLSVSTPTGSTAYSKSIGGAVIHPRVNAIQLNEVASINNRVYRSLGSPMIIAKDEWIRLELKRGDNYQLHVDHFVIPQDNLSSMTLKLSDKKIQFASYRHTHFWRRVNDAFIGES; encoded by the coding sequence ATGAATATTGCAGTTGTTGCTAATACAGCAGAAAAATCAGTAAATGTTGCAAAAGAATTAAAAGAAAAATTAGTTTCAGCTGGCTTTATTTTGGAAACTGAAACACCGGATGTTGTGATTACAATTGGTGGAGACGGTACCTTACTAAATGCCTTTCATACTTATATTGAGCGGATCGATTTAATTAAATTTATTGGTGTTCACACAGGTCATTTAGGATTTTATACTGATTGGCGTGATTATGAGTTAGATTTACTTGTTAAAAGCTTGAAAGATGAAGTGAGTAAAGGTGTTTATTATCCTTTACTAGATGTGGAGTTGAATTATTCTGATACAGAGGAGACAACTCATTTCTTAGCTTTAAATGAAGCAACCGTCAAAAATTTAGACAAAACCATGGTGGCCGAAGTTTATATCAAGGATGAATTATTTGAAACCTTTAGAGGAGACGGCTTATCAGTATCAACACCAACAGGGTCAACAGCCTACAGTAAAAGTATTGGTGGAGCGGTGATTCATCCTCGAGTGAATGCTATCCAATTAAATGAAGTAGCATCGATTAATAATCGTGTTTATAGATCATTGGGTTCACCTATGATTATTGCTAAAGATGAGTGGATTCGTTTAGAGTTAAAAAGAGGAGACAACTACCAACTTCATGTGGATCATTTTGTGATTCCTCAAGACAATTTGTCCTCAATGACATTAAAATTATCAGATAAAAAAATACAGTTTGCTTCATACCGTCATACACATTTTTGGCGTCGAGTAAATGATGCCTTTATTGGAGAAAGTTGA
- the mgtE gene encoding magnesium transporter, giving the protein MNENEELERQFEFLRHLLQEDKMNEFREMFLDWHIYEQGQFYSSLDEQERHRLYTYLSPKEMADMFDTIEEDHQDMKDYLSEMSPRYVADMLNEMYTDNAVDLLNQLDKSEVTRYLSLMKSEDVRKIKQLLGYEDKTAGSIMATEYVSIVANQTVRSALTLLRKKAQEAEIIYYVYVVSEANCLVGVISLRDLIVNDDDTLISDMKEERIISVNVADDQEDVAKTIRDYDFLAVPVVDDHDRLLGIITVDDIIDVIDDEAASDYSGLAGVNVEAIAETPMKASLKRLPWLITLLFLGMSTATLISHYESLITEASILAVFISLITGTAGNAGTQSLAVAVRRLAISDDKDEKFFKLILGEIMTGLITGCVTGLVIFLVVGFWKHNFILGFVIGVAMLCAITVANLAGSFIPMLMEKLGFDPAVASGPFITTLSDLTSVLIYFNIAQLFMGFFIGT; this is encoded by the coding sequence ATGAATGAAAACGAAGAACTAGAAAGACAATTTGAATTTTTAAGGCACTTACTCCAAGAAGATAAGATGAATGAATTTAGGGAGATGTTTTTGGATTGGCATATCTATGAACAAGGTCAGTTCTACTCTTCTTTAGACGAGCAAGAGCGTCATCGTTTATACACATATTTATCCCCAAAAGAAATGGCTGACATGTTTGATACGATTGAAGAAGATCACCAAGACATGAAAGATTACTTGTCAGAGATGTCTCCGCGTTACGTGGCTGATATGTTAAATGAGATGTATACGGATAATGCCGTCGATTTGTTGAATCAGTTGGATAAATCAGAAGTTACTCGTTATTTAAGCTTAATGAAATCCGAAGATGTTCGTAAAATCAAACAACTTTTAGGTTATGAAGATAAAACAGCCGGTTCGATAATGGCAACAGAATATGTTTCGATTGTTGCTAATCAAACAGTTCGTTCTGCACTAACCCTTTTAAGAAAAAAAGCGCAAGAAGCAGAAATTATTTATTATGTGTATGTGGTGAGTGAGGCCAATTGTTTAGTGGGGGTTATCTCCTTAAGAGACTTGATTGTTAATGATGACGATACGCTGATTTCAGATATGAAGGAAGAGCGGATTATCTCAGTAAATGTCGCAGATGACCAAGAAGATGTGGCTAAAACCATCAGAGATTATGACTTCTTAGCCGTGCCTGTTGTGGATGATCATGATCGGTTGTTAGGAATCATTACCGTTGATGATATCATTGATGTTATTGATGATGAGGCAGCTAGTGATTATTCAGGTCTTGCAGGGGTAAACGTTGAAGCCATTGCAGAAACACCTATGAAAGCCTCTCTAAAAAGATTACCATGGTTGATTACCCTTTTATTTTTAGGTATGTCTACCGCTACTTTGATTAGTCATTATGAGTCGCTGATTACGGAAGCAAGCATTTTGGCTGTCTTTATTTCACTGATTACAGGTACAGCGGGGAACGCTGGAACTCAGTCGTTGGCGGTTGCGGTAAGAAGATTGGCGATATCTGATGACAAAGACGAAAAATTCTTTAAACTGATTTTAGGAGAAATTATGACAGGACTCATCACAGGATGTGTGACAGGGTTGGTTATTTTCTTAGTGGTTGGTTTTTGGAAACATAACTTTATTTTAGGATTTGTGATTGGTGTTGCCATGTTATGTGCTATCACTGTGGCGAACTTAGCAGGAAGTTTTATTCCCATGTTAATGGAGAAATTAGGTTTTGACCCAGCTGTAGCAAGTGGGCCGTTTATTACAACGTTAAGTGATTTAACCAGTGTTTTGATTTATTTTAATATTGCCCAATTATTTATGGGATTTTTCATCGGAACTTAA
- a CDS encoding ATP-dependent RecD-like DNA helicase: MVFIFEEETVEKNYIVGQVVTTFFENATNFYKVLLVNVKDTNTSYTAQEIVVTGTFGQIQEDELYRFYGDIVNHPRYGEQLKVDSYQQDKPTSLSGLISYLSSDKFPGIGKKTAESMVDLLGENAIDKIIEDPEYLLEIKGLNEKKRKMIVETLKANYGMEQIIVGLNQYGFGNQLAFSIYQFYKEETLKIIDENPYQLVEDIEGVGFKKADALAEQIGIKADSPQRLRAAIVHELFQSCLNTGNTYMEAKQLLEVALMTLESSRPFEINPTLVAEEIIHLAEEGVIIQEGTKLYEKSLYFSEVGITTSIKRLLKRKKEISYPKKEIENQLKVIEKLFNISYGESQTQAIKEAITSPFFILTGGPGTGKTTVVNGIVTLFAELNGLSLDPNEYTQEVFPILLAAPTGRAAKRMNEMTGLPASTIHRLLGLTGREKEVLDEAKELEGGLLIVDEMSMVDSWLANTLLKSIPNNMQVIFVGDKDQLPSVGPGQVLTDLLAVKEIPKRELTDIYRQEDGSTIISLAHSIKNGKMPQDLMKNQKDRSFIPCSVNQIESVVKQVVLRAKDKKFSPQEMQVLAPMYRGKAGIDQLNQLMQEILNDNEDGTRKEVKWLDKVYRIGDKVLHLVNSPEFNVFNGDMGEITGITYGKDTDDKIDEMTLLFDETEVVYKRQEWNKFTLAYACSIHKSQGSEFKMVILPLVKQYGRMLQRKLIYTAVTRSKDFLILLGEEEAFKLAIESEMIPRQTTLKERLVEAEEQLEEQENQLKLYEEEKTEEVKKELSFEEKDSVKEEPISLFEEEPVSEKPKSFDLTIELVTKQQVDPMIGMDDVSPYDYM; the protein is encoded by the coding sequence TTGGTTTTTATTTTTGAAGAAGAAACCGTTGAAAAAAATTATATTGTGGGTCAAGTAGTGACCACTTTTTTTGAGAATGCTACTAATTTTTATAAAGTTCTTTTGGTCAATGTTAAAGATACTAATACTTCTTATACGGCGCAAGAAATTGTTGTCACAGGGACATTTGGTCAAATTCAGGAAGATGAGTTGTACCGTTTTTACGGGGACATTGTCAATCATCCAAGATACGGGGAACAATTAAAAGTTGATAGTTATCAACAAGATAAACCAACCTCACTTTCAGGCTTGATTAGCTATTTATCAAGTGATAAATTTCCAGGGATTGGAAAGAAAACAGCAGAGAGTATGGTTGATTTATTAGGTGAGAATGCGATTGATAAGATTATCGAAGACCCTGAGTACCTTCTTGAGATTAAGGGACTAAATGAGAAAAAGCGCAAAATGATTGTGGAAACCCTAAAAGCAAATTACGGGATGGAACAAATTATTGTTGGTCTGAATCAATACGGTTTCGGGAATCAATTGGCTTTTTCTATTTATCAATTTTATAAAGAAGAAACGTTGAAAATTATCGATGAAAATCCTTACCAATTAGTGGAAGATATTGAGGGTGTTGGTTTTAAAAAAGCTGATGCCTTAGCAGAACAAATTGGAATTAAGGCGGATTCTCCCCAAAGACTTCGAGCAGCGATTGTTCATGAGTTGTTTCAAAGTTGTTTAAATACAGGGAACACCTATATGGAAGCGAAGCAATTGTTAGAAGTTGCTTTAATGACATTAGAGAGTAGCCGTCCTTTTGAGATAAATCCAACTCTTGTGGCAGAAGAGATTATTCACCTAGCAGAAGAGGGCGTGATTATTCAAGAAGGAACTAAACTGTATGAAAAATCATTGTACTTTTCAGAAGTGGGGATTACGACGTCGATTAAACGATTGTTAAAGCGTAAAAAAGAAATTTCTTATCCGAAAAAAGAAATAGAAAACCAGCTTAAAGTAATTGAAAAATTATTTAATATTAGCTACGGAGAGTCACAAACCCAAGCGATTAAAGAAGCAATCACTTCGCCTTTTTTTATTTTAACAGGTGGTCCTGGTACAGGGAAAACAACGGTAGTGAACGGAATTGTTACGTTATTTGCTGAACTGAATGGACTCTCTCTTGATCCAAATGAGTATACACAAGAAGTCTTTCCAATTCTTTTAGCTGCGCCAACTGGACGAGCAGCCAAGAGAATGAATGAGATGACTGGGTTACCAGCAAGCACCATTCATCGTTTGTTAGGTTTAACAGGTCGAGAAAAAGAAGTGTTAGATGAAGCTAAGGAGCTTGAGGGTGGCTTATTGATTGTGGATGAAATGTCCATGGTGGATTCATGGTTAGCTAATACCTTACTCAAATCAATCCCTAATAACATGCAAGTTATTTTCGTTGGGGATAAAGATCAGTTACCTTCTGTTGGTCCTGGCCAAGTGTTAACAGATTTACTAGCCGTTAAAGAAATACCTAAGCGAGAATTAACAGATATTTATCGTCAAGAAGATGGGTCAACCATTATTTCTTTAGCCCATAGTATAAAGAATGGGAAGATGCCTCAAGACTTGATGAAGAATCAAAAGGATCGCTCCTTTATTCCGTGTTCCGTTAATCAAATTGAGTCTGTTGTGAAGCAAGTGGTTCTGCGGGCAAAAGATAAAAAATTCAGTCCTCAAGAGATGCAAGTTTTAGCCCCGATGTATCGTGGTAAAGCGGGGATTGATCAACTGAATCAACTCATGCAAGAAATTTTAAATGATAACGAAGATGGCACTAGAAAAGAAGTTAAGTGGTTAGATAAAGTTTACCGAATCGGCGATAAGGTCCTTCACCTTGTTAATAGTCCTGAATTCAATGTCTTTAATGGGGATATGGGTGAAATTACCGGGATTACCTACGGAAAAGATACAGACGATAAGATTGATGAGATGACACTTTTATTTGATGAGACAGAAGTGGTTTATAAGCGTCAAGAATGGAATAAATTTACCTTAGCTTATGCTTGTTCTATCCATAAATCTCAAGGTAGCGAGTTTAAAATGGTGATTCTACCACTAGTTAAACAGTACGGTCGTATGCTTCAAAGAAAATTAATTTATACGGCAGTCACAAGAAGTAAAGACTTTTTGATTTTACTAGGGGAAGAAGAAGCTTTTAAGTTGGCCATTGAAAGTGAAATGATTCCGAGGCAGACGACGTTAAAAGAACGGTTAGTTGAGGCAGAAGAGCAATTAGAAGAACAAGAAAATCAGTTGAAATTATACGAAGAAGAAAAAACTGAGGAAGTAAAAAAAGAATTATCCTTTGAAGAGAAGGACAGTGTTAAAGAAGAGCCAATTTCTTTATTTGAGGAAGAACCTGTGTCAGAAAAACCTAAAAGTTTTGATTTAACGATTGAGTTAGTGACAAAACAGCAGGTGGATCCGATGATTGGGATGGACGACGTAAGTCCTTATGATTATATGTAA
- a CDS encoding GTP pyrophosphokinase, whose protein sequence is MDSEWKLFLAPYEQAVSELKVKLRSIRTQYKENNLHTPIEFVTGRVKTLDSILTKSKIRNIDLDRVDSDVQDIAGLRIMCQFVEDIYEVVGLLRQRNDFKIIQERDYIANKKASGYRSYHLVIEYPVQLISGEKKILVEIQIRTLAMNFWATIEHSLNYKYQGEFPEEINTRLELTAEAAYLLDEEMSKIRDEIQEAQHLFSYRGPRKKGLEQEEENEAKEG, encoded by the coding sequence ATGGATAGTGAATGGAAGTTATTTTTAGCACCGTATGAACAAGCGGTCTCAGAACTTAAAGTAAAACTGAGAAGCATTAGAACACAATATAAAGAAAATAATTTACACACACCGATCGAATTTGTTACAGGTCGTGTGAAAACGTTGGATAGTATTTTAACCAAATCTAAAATTAGAAACATTGATTTAGACCGAGTAGATAGTGATGTTCAAGATATTGCTGGCTTAAGAATTATGTGCCAATTTGTAGAAGATATCTATGAGGTGGTTGGTTTATTAAGGCAACGAAACGATTTTAAAATTATTCAAGAAAGAGACTATATAGCTAATAAAAAGGCGAGCGGTTACCGATCATATCATTTAGTGATAGAGTATCCCGTTCAACTGATTTCTGGTGAAAAGAAAATTTTAGTAGAAATTCAAATTAGAACGCTGGCTATGAATTTTTGGGCAACCATAGAACATTCTCTTAATTACAAATATCAAGGGGAATTTCCAGAAGAAATTAACACACGTCTTGAGTTAACAGCAGAAGCGGCTTACTTATTAGACGAAGAAATGTCGAAAATTAGAGATGAAATTCAAGAAGCACAGCACCTGTTTTCTTATCGTGGACCTAGAAAAAAAGGTTTAGAGCAGGAAGAGGAAAATGAAGCAAAGGAAGGTTAA
- a CDS encoding magnesium transporter CorA family protein — protein sequence MLREHKINENLKWIETSQITEHEKNVILTDYDIPLEILDYVTDIYEQSNYIHDPVEDLDLIIIHIPTKLDKPNRYGSRPVSFLISHQTIFTFNEGESKVEHKGLHDLVNGDRDQTPTSFVLEGVNDVIDSYIPVLREVTKERHKLDDLLTKKLTNRDLIKLSYLQQTLTFFVSATESNVDVLNLLMKSKYGQSFSAEEKERLEDALIEAEQIDHMTNLEAKIVNKISQIFDSIMNNNLNDTMKFLTVWSLALTIPTLITGFFGMNIHLPELDSKYGWIYLIILSVILIGWLILGLKRNRKM from the coding sequence ATGTTACGCGAACATAAAATAAACGAGAATTTAAAATGGATTGAAACGAGTCAAATTACCGAACATGAGAAAAATGTTATTTTAACAGATTATGACATTCCTTTAGAAATTTTAGATTATGTGACAGATATCTATGAGCAAAGTAATTATATTCATGATCCAGTGGAAGATTTAGATTTAATCATTATCCATATACCGACTAAATTAGATAAACCGAATCGCTATGGTTCAAGACCAGTTAGTTTTTTGATCAGTCATCAGACGATTTTTACGTTTAATGAGGGCGAAAGCAAGGTGGAGCACAAAGGGTTACATGACTTAGTTAATGGTGACAGAGATCAAACGCCAACTTCTTTTGTGTTAGAGGGTGTGAATGATGTGATTGATAGTTACATTCCAGTTTTAAGAGAAGTGACCAAAGAACGCCATAAACTAGATGATTTATTAACGAAGAAATTAACGAATCGTGACTTGATTAAATTATCATATTTACAACAAACCTTAACTTTTTTTGTGAGTGCTACAGAAAGTAATGTGGATGTGTTGAATTTATTAATGAAATCTAAGTATGGGCAATCTTTTTCGGCTGAAGAAAAAGAACGTTTGGAAGACGCATTAATAGAAGCGGAACAAATTGATCATATGACAAATTTGGAAGCTAAAATCGTGAATAAAATTTCCCAAATTTTTGATAGTATTATGAATAATAATTTGAATGATACGATGAAATTTTTAACAGTGTGGTCACTAGCACTAACGATTCCAACATTGATTACAGGGTTTTTTGGAATGAATATTCATTTACCTGAACTAGATAGTAAGTATGGTTGGATATATTTGATTATTTTGTCTGTGATTTTGATAGGTTGGTTGATACTTGGATTGAAACGAAATCGGAAGATGTGA
- a CDS encoding methyltransferase domain-containing protein, with protein sequence MLKKKIDYGREFIETHLTVFQCPKCHKGFIEVIGNTMICQNNHRFDLSKKGTIHFPDHHMTSDYDKEMLVSRRKMIQKDLYLPIMEEISLLIEQETSHDYIVDMGCGEGSFIDRLIHDFNDQPNYLGFDLSKEGVQLGSDFSEEGFFFIGDVTNMPFRNDSITTLLNIFSPSHYDEMLRVLKPGGQMIKVIPESFYLKEMREVFYHDNPEKQSYSNENVYEKFKKDVNLVKEKHLTYQFPVNAADYEDILMMSPIHWGASEQAKAYAKAHPFSELTIDVKILVGKK encoded by the coding sequence ATGCTAAAGAAAAAAATTGATTATGGACGAGAGTTTATTGAAACACATCTAACTGTTTTTCAATGTCCTAAATGTCATAAAGGCTTTATAGAAGTGATTGGGAACACGATGATTTGTCAAAATAACCATCGCTTTGATTTATCTAAAAAGGGAACGATTCATTTTCCTGATCATCATATGACAAGTGATTATGACAAAGAGATGCTAGTGAGTCGTCGTAAAATGATTCAGAAAGATTTATATTTACCAATCATGGAAGAAATAAGTTTATTAATTGAGCAAGAGACAAGTCACGATTATATTGTTGATATGGGATGTGGTGAAGGGAGTTTTATTGACCGCTTGATTCACGATTTTAATGACCAACCTAATTATTTAGGCTTCGATTTATCTAAAGAAGGGGTACAACTTGGTAGTGATTTTTCTGAAGAAGGCTTTTTCTTTATCGGGGACGTGACGAACATGCCATTTAGAAATGATAGTATCACAACTTTACTTAATATTTTCTCCCCAAGTCATTATGATGAGATGTTACGCGTTTTGAAACCTGGTGGTCAAATGATTAAAGTGATTCCTGAGTCTTTTTATTTAAAAGAAATGCGTGAAGTGTTTTATCATGATAATCCAGAAAAACAAAGTTACTCGAATGAAAATGTTTATGAAAAATTCAAAAAAGACGTCAATTTAGTGAAAGAAAAACATCTGACATATCAATTCCCTGTTAACGCAGCTGATTATGAGGATATTTTGATGATGTCACCTATTCACTGGGGCGCGTCAGAACAGGCAAAAGCCTATGCCAAAGCACATCCTTTTAGTGAATTGACTATAGATGTGAAAATTTTGGTTGGAAAAAAATAG
- a CDS encoding RluA family pseudouridine synthase encodes MEFTWCVDTESMKLKSFLKEQGVSRKLLAKVKFQGGTLYVNNEVRNALFEVSKGDKVSMIVPDEGEHETLLPDDSGIDVVYEDEHILVVNKPSGVASIPAQYHPKGTMANRVKHHYNKNNYVNRVVHVVTRLDRDTTGLMLFAKHGFAHAMLDKQLRSGDLKKYYTALVSGNIEQLKESDRIDLPIGRDVTSIVKRQVIETGQKAVTDYWLEKKTKQVALIRIQLHTGRTHQIRVHFSAIGCPLLGDSMYDGNMDLGIDRQALHCTRLEMKHPFTGEPLILEQHLPNDMEIIIND; translated from the coding sequence ATGGAATTTACATGGTGTGTGGACACAGAGTCGATGAAGTTAAAATCCTTCCTAAAAGAGCAGGGAGTTTCTAGAAAATTACTCGCAAAAGTCAAGTTTCAAGGTGGAACGCTTTACGTGAATAATGAAGTCAGAAACGCTCTTTTTGAAGTGTCTAAAGGAGACAAGGTGTCAATGATTGTTCCAGATGAGGGAGAACATGAAACCTTACTTCCTGACGATAGTGGGATTGATGTTGTTTATGAGGATGAGCACATACTAGTTGTTAATAAACCAAGTGGTGTGGCTTCTATTCCAGCTCAGTATCATCCCAAAGGAACCATGGCGAACCGAGTGAAGCATCATTATAATAAAAATAATTATGTAAATCGTGTGGTTCATGTGGTGACAAGATTAGATAGAGATACCACAGGATTAATGTTATTTGCAAAACACGGGTTTGCTCATGCGATGCTAGATAAGCAGTTAAGAAGTGGCGATTTGAAAAAGTATTACACAGCTTTAGTTAGTGGCAACATAGAGCAGTTAAAAGAGTCGGATAGAATTGATTTGCCTATCGGTCGAGATGTGACCTCAATTGTTAAAAGACAAGTCATTGAAACAGGACAAAAAGCGGTGACTGATTATTGGTTAGAGAAAAAAACGAAGCAAGTTGCGCTTATTCGAATTCAGCTTCATACAGGAAGAACCCATCAAATTAGAGTCCATTTTTCAGCAATTGGTTGTCCTCTTTTAGGGGATAGCATGTATGATGGTAACATGGACTTAGGTATTGACCGACAAGCACTTCATTGTACTAGATTAGAAATGAAACATCCCTTTACAGGAGAACCTTTGATTTTGGAACAACACTTACCAAATGATATGGAAATTATTATAAATGATTAA